A part of Candidatus Methylomirabilota bacterium genomic DNA contains:
- the rpsK gene encoding 30S ribosomal protein S11: MADQQAKPAPRKKGGKRRERREVRTGVAHIQATFNNTIVTLTDKAGNVVAWSSAGSAGFKGSRKSTPFAAQTAAEQAARKAMEYGLKQVEVCVKGPGAGREAAIRSLQAVGLEISSIRDVTPIPHDGCRPPKRRRV; encoded by the coding sequence ATGGCCGACCAGCAGGCGAAACCGGCGCCACGGAAAAAGGGCGGCAAGCGGCGCGAGCGGCGGGAAGTGCGCACGGGCGTGGCGCACATCCAGGCGACCTTCAACAACACGATCGTGACCTTGACCGACAAGGCCGGCAACGTGGTTGCCTGGTCGAGCGCGGGCAGCGCCGGGTTCAAGGGTTCCCGGAAGTCCACGCCCTTCGCGGCCCAGACGGCAGCCGAGCAGGCGGCCCGCAAGGCCATGGAGTACGGGCTGAAACAGGTCGAGGTCTGCGTGAAGGGCCCGGGCGCCGGACGGGAGGCCGCCATCCGATCGCTGCAGGCGGTCGGCCTGGAGATCAGCTCGATCCGTGACGTGACCCCGATCCCGCACGACGGCTGCCGGCCGCCGAAGCGGCGGCGAGTGTAA